The following coding sequences are from one Mytilus trossulus isolate FHL-02 chromosome 8, PNRI_Mtr1.1.1.hap1, whole genome shotgun sequence window:
- the LOC134727927 gene encoding uncharacterized protein LOC134727927, whose protein sequence is MEEGTKCEIDAVATLVGKFLPFYYPNLKFVEEGAHVLHTDNKSLVLVSPDGSLSQIEINSTKSEVTKLACEFKCPCPTDYKTPVHYEIPQRYIPQILGEMAALITPDLLYLSWTEESTIVIKAKFDEDLWNIKESEIKKLVWHSNTEKTYPHF, encoded by the exons ATGGAAGAAGGAACCAAGTGTGAAATCGATGCAGTCGCTACTTTGGTTGGCAaatttttgccattttattaccCAAATTTAAAGTTTGTAGAAGAAGGGGCGCATGTTTTACACACTGACAACAAATCATTAGTACTTGTATCGCCAGACGGAAGCCTATCTCAAATAGAAATTAATTCTACTAAATCAGAAGTGACAAAACTTGCCTGTGAATTCAAGTGTCCATGTCCTACAGATTATAAAACACCTGTGCATTATGAAATTCCACAAAG GTACATTCCACAAATACTAGGAGAAATGGCTGCATTGATAACACCCGATCTTCTTTATTTGAGCTGGACAGAGGAAAGTACTATTGTAATTAAAGCCAAATTTGATGAGGATCTGTGGAACATTAAGgaatcagaaattaaaaaacttGTATGGCACTCCAATACCGAGAAAACCTACCCGCATTTCTGA